The sequence GGAGTTAAAGACGATGAGGGACACCACGACCGACCCCTCAGTGCGAGCCAAGGCCGAAAGTGGCCTACAAAAGCGTCTCCAGGAGCGATCGAAGCTTGAGGTACAAGCCCAGCAACGGGCCACTTTGTCACTACGTGGAGGCCCGAATTTGACACATACAATTGCTACCGGCCGGAGATTTATCTGTCGACAGGGGATGCCGATATGTATACAAGAGTTCGACGGGGAAAGCGGCATTGGAAATTCCCAGAAGGTAGCGGATAAGCCTGCCTTGTCAGACGATCATATCAAAGTTTGGGCTCTACCGATCCTACCCTCCAATAATTCCGGGAACCGGACCAGGAAGCGAAGCCATGATGAATTTGAGGAGCAGGTCCCATCATCAGACTCGTCCAAATCGTCTGACCAACGCTTCAAGGACCAAGTCACTCGTCAGGCAGTCGTTTCAGAAATGTTCAATTCAGACTGGCGTATGGATACGCTGGTAGAAATGCCTATTGCGGAGGTTTCTCTTCCGGCGACACTCTTCGTGCGCAACCCCGAAACTCAAGAGATCCAACCCTATACCGGTCCCAAGCCCGGCGATAGCGAACCGCTGCCTGATATCATGGTCTTGGTGCGCAAACCCTGGCCCGGTGCTTTGGTTGAATCTCTTCCACCAACATCTCCTTCAGAATGTGCAATGTCGTATATTATCCGCAACCATGACGTAAGGGGAAAGTTTGACGCAAAAAAAGCAGCAGCGCTAGGCGTTCAACGAGGCCCTGACTATCGGAAGTTGACGGAGAATCAGAGTGTGCTCTCGAAAAACGGGCAGATCATCACCCCTGATATGGTACTTGGAGAGTCTCGCATCGGGAAAGGTGTCGCTATAATTGAACTCCCGAGTGTGGACTATgtggagaatctgattgcAAGGCCAGAGTGGAAGTCGACTGAGGTTATGAACGGAATGACAGCGTTCATATGGATACTTGGTAAAGGAGTTGGTGCGCATCCACGACTACAAGAATTCATATCCACTATGTCGCAAGCTCAGCATGTATTTTCGTCGCCTGACTACTCCCCAAATGACCTAACTTTCAGAGCTGTCGCCCGATCGACCATGGAATTCTCAGAAATCGACAGTGCACGCTACAGTCCTCCGAAGTATGTTACTTCTCCCCGCTCAAATGTACCGAGGCCGGAAATCTGTGTTGCGAAGCCTGGTATGGTCGTCAACTTGGAGCCTGAGTTTAGCATCGAGAATTCCCAGACTGAACGGAATATCGATATCAACCAGATAAAAAGGAGTGTTGGCGATACCGTCCGGGGCCACGTTGATGCGGTGCGGCAGAAGTTTAATGAGATCCTTTTTCAAACAAAAGTGGAGAATATGCGGCAAAGTATTCCTAATAACGACGCAGAGATAATTACACTGGGAACAGGCTCTTCCCTGCCTTCGATGTATCGAAACGTGGCTGGAACTTTATTACGAGTTCCTGGCCATGGAAGTTATCTCTTCGACTGTGGAGAAGGCACATTGGGACAATTAAAACGAGTTTTCAGTCCTGAGGAATTGAAAGAGGTGCTTCGAGAGTTAAAGGTCATATGGATAAGCCACTTGCATGCCGATCATCACCTAGGTACGGTATCAGTCATCAAGGCTTGGTACGAGGAAACTTTTGGTAGTCCCCCACAGAAAACAGCAAATTTCGAAACTAATCTCGGACAATTCCTGAGCGAGAAAAGACTGTGTATAGTGTCAGACATTCACATGCTTGACTGGTTGGCTGAATATTCGCATGTCGAAAATTATGGCTACGACAAGATTGTTCCGCTCGCCGCAACTTCGTATGAGCGTTCAAGCGGTTACATTTCCAGCGTTCTCACTCTTCACCGTCGTGATAAAAATGGGCTCGTCCAAGAACAATTTGGCGAGAATAGGGGCGAATGGATCAATTTCGACTCTCCAAAACACCAATTTATGGCCCCCTTCCAGGCAGCTACGGGGCTAAGTTCCATTTTCACAGTACCCGTCTCACATTGTCAAGGTGCAAAGGCTGTTTCTTTTACATTCCCTTCAGGCCTAAAGGTCTCCTACTCGGGAGATTGTCGCCCATCTGAAGCTTTTACCCGCATTGGACGGGATTCCACCGTCCTTTTACATGAAGCAACATTCGAAGACGACATGTTTAAAGATGCCTTGGCGAAGAGACACTCCACTCTCAGCGAGGCACTTATGGTCGGGAAAGAAATGCATGCCAAGGTAATCGTCCTAACGCACTTTAGCCAACGATACCGCGAAATGCCAAATATCGAGAAGGCCAAAAAGACCGGATTTGTACCGAAATTTCGCCACCGTAAGTCACCCGGGTTCGTCATGCCTAATGCAGTGCGTGATATCCCTGCAACAGAGGAAACACAACAGGGTCTGGAGACATCCGACATAGCAGATGACCTTTCTGCGAAAGAGGACCTGTCCTTGCAGAAAGCGCTTGGTGATGATGTGCCCGTGATCCTTGCATTCGACTACATGCGTCTACGTCTGGGAGATGCGTTGCACGCCGAGGCACATATGCCTGCTATGAAGGAGCATCTGTCAGCTTCTGAAGTGGAATTTTAATATCATTACTGGACATGTCCATGTTCGATTGGCATTTACGATATGTTTCGAGCGATTGTATATATGAAGCCTATTTACATTATCCCTAATGTTAGAGTGGATAGACACACCAAAAAAAGACCACGGACCCCTTTATCAAATCTCCTAAGTTAATGGATCCATTTTGCATCTCTCGAGCTCTCTTCAAAAGTTTATTCTAAAATCTATACCCTCAGGTCAAAATCCACTTCccaccaccaaaaaaaaaggaaaaaagaaaaaggtaaGGCGGGGTTTGGTTTCACAATCATGCATCATAGCCAGAATCGAGAATATAATTAGCAACTAATAGCCAGCCCTATCCTCCCCTTCCGCAAACATACCCTTATCTGTATTCCACCCACATTCCTCTCTCCAATTTCCCGGCGTAAATTTATCAACAATCTGCTTGAAAGCTTCAAGAGTACAGAATGTCGGCTCTCCTGGTAGATGATTTGCGGGCTTGGCTGCGCAGCCAGGTATGGCTACGGGCTGGTCGTTGTAGCGGATACGAACATAATGTTTATGGAGTGGAGGAAGTTTCGAAACTGGAGTCCTTGCTACGTCGGAAGGCTCTGTTAGCGCTGTGCTGGATGTTGTGGCCGAGCGACGGAAGAAAGACAGCAGTGACGATGGTTTGCTGTCGTTGTTCTTGCTATTGTTTTCGGGTAGAGGGTTGGATAATTCTTCGAGGATAT is a genomic window of Coccidioides posadasii str. Silveira chromosome 3, complete sequence containing:
- a CDS encoding uncharacterized protein (EggNog:ENOG410PGTV~COG:J~BUSCO:1232at33183), with protein sequence MKTFIQFVTTPTADTPGTAILLHFDDKRYIFGNLAEGTQRACVERGVKLSRVTDIFFTGKTSWSTHGGIMGMLLTLADALSNASASLLESVDAKIAELKTMRDTTTDPSVRAKAESGLQKRLQERSKLEVQAQQRATLSLRGGPNLTHTIATGRRFICRQGMPICIQEFDGESGIGNSQKVADKPALSDDHIKVWALPILPSNNSGNRTRKRSHDEFEEQVPSSDSSKSSDQRFKDQVTRQAVVSEMFNSDWRMDTLVEMPIAEVSLPATLFVRNPETQEIQPYTGPKPGDSEPLPDIMVLVRKPWPGALVESLPPTSPSECAMSYIIRNHDVRGKFDAKKAAALGVQRGPDYRKLTENQSVLSKNGQIITPDMVLGESRIGKGVAIIELPSVDYVENLIARPEWKSTEVMNGMTAFIWILGKGVGAHPRLQEFISTMSQAQHVFSSPDYSPNDLTFRAVARSTMEFSEIDSARYSPPKYVTSPRSNVPRPEICVAKPGMVVNLEPEFSIENSQTERNIDINQIKRSVGDTVRGHVDAVRQKFNEILFQTKVENMRQSIPNNDAEIITLGTGSSLPSMYRNVAGTLLRVPGHGSYLFDCGEGTLGQLKRVFSPEELKEVLRELKVIWISHLHADHHLGTVSVIKAWYEETFGSPPQKTANFETNLGQFLSEKRLCIVSDIHMLDWLAEYSHVENYGYDKIVPLAATSYERSSGYISSVLTLHRRDKNGLVQEQFGENRGEWINFDSPKHQFMAPFQAATGLSSIFTVPVSHCQGAKAVSFTFPSGLKVSYSGDCRPSEAFTRIGRDSTVLLHEATFEDDMFKDALAKRHSTLSEALMVGKEMHAKVIVLTHFSQRYREMPNIEKAKKTGFVPKFRHRKSPGFVMPNAVRDIPATEETQQGLETSDIADDLSAKEDLSLQKALGDDVPVILAFDYMRLRLGDALHAEAHMPAMKEHLSASEVEF